The Coffea arabica cultivar ET-39 chromosome 9c, Coffea Arabica ET-39 HiFi, whole genome shotgun sequence nucleotide sequence GTAGTGATTCCCACTCAAGATTCTATGGTGATCTCAAGTCGTAGGATCACTTACACAATTTTTCACTAGAGatacaccattggcactagataGATATCCTAACGGGATCTCTAAACGGATCACTCCAATGCATTTgtacttttcaaatcatctacacattagcCTAAGTATCTTCATACCATAGTTGATGAGAACAACCACTAATTACATTAATTAGAGGCTAACTGTGTACTAGTTTTACCGTACTAAAGATGTCCTATTTCATTAGTACAAAAACTAGGGAATTTTAATAATATTACTATAAATGCGATTGATATCTCATAGTCACCAACTCTTGTGACTATCATCACATTAGTAATATTATAAGGACTTTATCGGTTGTATCTAATATTTAACAGATAAATAAGaagttattaaaatacaaaacatataataaggaatgtataaaataaaaacaaatacattgttttagggcatacattccaacaatctcccacttgCACTAAAACATATTATCCATGTTTTTCATCCCATAAGATAATACATGACTATCATGCTTCTTTTAAGGAAGAACTTTAGTAAGAGGATCAGCTATGTTATCCTCTGTGGAGACTCTCTCTATCTTTACATCATTCCTAGCAACGATTTCTCTAATCAAGTGAAATCTCCTAAGCACATGTATGGATCGCTGATGAGACCTAGGTTCCTTGGCTTGAGCTATAGCTCCATTGTTATCACAATACAAAGTGACCGGATCAACAATGGTTGGAACCACACCAAGTTCAGTTACGAACTTCTTGATCCAAACTGCTTCCTTAGCTGCTTCCGCAGCCGCAATGTACTCAGCCTCTGTTGTAGAATCTGCTGTGGTgtcttgtttggaactcttccAACAGACAGCACCTCCATTAAGAGTAAAAATGAAGCTTGACTGTGATTTACAATCATCCTTATCTGATTGAAAACTCGCATCAGTATAGCCTTTGAGCTCTAACTCACCCTTTCCATATATTAAGAACAAATCTTTGGTCCTTCTTAAGTACTTAAGAATGTTCTTAACGGCTATCCAATGGCCCTCACATGGATTAGCTTGAAATCTGCTTGTGACACTCAGAGCATAGGAGACATCAGGTCTTGTACATAACATAGCATACATAATTGATCCAATTGCTGAAGCATATGGAACATTGTGCATCTTATCAGTCTCAATTTGTGTCTCTAGACACATGTTTTTAGAAAGGCTTATACCATGAGTCATAGGTAAATTACCCCTCTTAGACTGATTTTAGCACTTTCTCTATGTATGTAGATTGTGAAAGACCCAGTAGCTTTTTAGATCTATCCCTATAGATCTTAATGCCTAATATATAGGCCGCTTCTCCTAAATCTTTCATGGAAAAGTTCTTCGACAACCAACCCTTTACCGATTGTAACATTGGTATATTGTTTCCCATTATTAATATGTCATCTAcatataaaataaggaaaacaaTCGAACTCCCACTAACTTTCTTATACACACAAGGTTCATCCGGATTCTTGAGAAATCCAAACTCTTTGATCGTCTCATCAAATCGGATGTTCCAACTCCAAGATGCCTGCTTAAGTCCATAAATAGACTTTTGTAGCTTACATATTTGACTAGGATTTGTAGATGTAAAGCCTTCAGGTTGTGTCATATACACATCCTCATGCAATGTCCCGTTAAGGAACGCGGTCTTTACATCCATCTGCCAAATCTCATAGTCATGATATGCTGCTATAGCAAGCAATATCCGAATGGATTTAAGCATAGCTACTGGTGAGAAACTTTCATCGTAATCGATTCCCTCTTTCTGCTTGTAGCCTTTGGCTACCAGTCTAGCTTTATAGGTAACCACATTACCATCCATGTCAGTCTTCTTCTTAAAGATCCATTTACACCCTACAGGTTTTATCCCTTCAGGTGGATCAACTAAGGTCCACACCTTATTGTCATACATGGAATTTATTTCGGAATTCATGGCTTCTAACCATTTAGAGGAGTCTGAATTACTTATTGCCTCTTGGTAGGTAGTAGGTTCGTCATCTTGAATGACTAGAACATCATTACTATGGCTCACAAGAAATTGGTATCTCTTGGGAGTTGAGCGTGTTCTTACTGACCTACGAAACCCTTGTGTATTAACAGCTTCAGTATCTACCCCATCATTATGTGGTTGAAGCTGTTCTTCTTTAGATCGTTCAATGTTTGTTGGATGATCCTAAATTTCTTCAAGATCTATTCTACTCCCACTGCTTTTTTCTAGAATGTATTTTTTCTCTAGAAAAATAGCACGTTTTGAGACAAacactttttgctcaattggATTGTAGAAATAGTATCCTATAGACTCTCTTGGATACCCTACAAACAAACATTTGTCAAATCTAGGTTCAAGCTTGTCTGACTCTGCCCTCTTCACATAAGCTGGGCAGCCCCAAACCTTCATATAAGACAGATTtgatttctttcctttccatATCTCATATGGTGTGGAGTCGACAACTTTAGTGGGTACTCTATTAAGAGTATAAGAGGCTGCATCTAATGCAAATCGCCAAAACGATTTTGGGGCACTTGAGTGGCTCATCATAGAACGAACCATATCCAATAAGGTTCGGTTTCTCCTTTCAGATACACCATTTAACTGTGGTGTACCTGGAGGAGTCCATTGTGGAACTATTCCATTATCCTTTAAATAAATTCCAAACTCGTCATTTAAGTATTCTCCATCACGATCAGATCGTAGTATCTTAAtacttttattggtttgtttttCTACTTCATTCTTGAATTCCTTAAACTTTTCAAAGGATTCAGATTTGTATTTCATTAAATACACGTAACCATATCTCGAATGGTCATCTGTGAAGGTGATGAAGTATGAAAAACCTCCTCTAGCAGTAATCGACATTGGGCCGCATACATCAGTATGTACTAGCCCAAGTAAATCACTGGCTCGTTCCCCTTTTCCAGTgaagggcattttggtcattttgccAAGTAAACAAGCTTCGCACGTGTCATATGATTCATAATCAAATGAATCCAAGTATCCATGTTGGTATAACTTGGAGATGCGTTTTTCATTTACATGTCCAAGCCTACAGTGCCATAGGTaggttttatttagtttatctgttctcattcttttttcactCGCATTGAGAATTTGATGATCAAGATCTAGAATATATAAACCGTTATTCCAACTTTCAGAACCATAAAACACaccatttttagaaaaagaacaaCATTTATTCTCTTGGGTTATCCGAAacccatttaaatccaaacagGAAATAGAAATGATGTTTGTAGTAAGTGCTGGAACacaataacaatttaataattttaaaatcaaTCCACTGGGTAAAGTGATATAATAAGTCCCTACAGCTAAAGCAACAACTTTTGCTCCATTGCCCACACGTAGGGTGACTTCTCCTTTTCCCAGCTTTCTACTGTCCCTTAGACCCTGCATAGATGTGCAAATGTGAAAACCACATCCGGTATCTAATACCCAAGAGTCTGATTTGGAAGTAGACACATTAATCTCAATCATATATGTACCTGATGATGAAGCTTCAGCAAGCTTCTTTTGCTTCAGGCTCTCCAAGTATGACTTGCAGTTCCTTTTCCAATGTCCAGTTTGATTACAATGGAAGCAGGTTGCTTTGGACTGGTCCGCCTTTGCCTTTTTGGGCTTTTGGGTGGACTTGTTTTTGGATTTCTTAAATCCCTTTTCTTGTCTCTTCCTCTTCTTAGAGGAAGTAACAACAAGCACACCAGTAGAGCCTTTTCCCTTTTTGATTTCTTTCTCAGCAGTTTTCAGCACATTCAACAATTGAGGCAAAGTGTGCTGCAGATTATTCATCTTATAGTTCATAACAAACTGTGAGAAAGAATCTGGCAGAGATTGGAGCACTAAATCAACATTCAGCTCCTGATCCATCTTAAAGCCTAATTCGGCTAGTTTTTCAATTAGCCCAATTATTTTTAAGACATGCGGAGCAACAGGTGCTCCCTCTGCCATCTTGCACCTGAACAATTCTTTAGAGGTATCATATCTAACCGTCCTTGATTGTTGTTCAAACAACTCTCTCAGGTGTCGTACAATATCATATGCCCCCATGTTCATGTGCTGCTGCGGAAGCTGAGGAGTCATGGAAGCTATCATGATACATGAAGCTTCCCTATTGTCATCCTTATGTTTCTTATAAGCATTTCTAACAGCAGCAGGTGCAGTAGGTTCAGGCTCTTGAGGCATTGGACCATCAAGTACATACTCAATTTTCTCATGAGTGAGAACGATAAGGACATTACGATGCCAATCAAGAAAGTTCGTGTCGTTGAGTTTGCAATCAGTAAGAATAGTACGAAGGCTCAAATTATTACTCATTCTACAACAAAATGAAAGATAGAATTTGTTAGAAAAatgttttgtttaataaaatcataaaaacttcaaaattatgattttatttccactattttttcaaatcaattaccCTCTAAAATTGAATCGGGAATTTCTAAAATTCCATAGTGGCTAAGATCCTATCTTAATTTATTTCGACCTTGAGTAAAATAATTATGAAAGGTAGGTACTTTTACCAATTACAACTTATTGTAATTCCTAGATCAGTTGGGTGTCAACTCTTGACTTTAAATCTCTATGGATCAACCCAACACTTGCCTCTAAAATTAATGATTTTGAGTGAATCCCAACAAATCATAATTTTAGCTAAATCAAACCCATCATTCTTGAGAACATTTCTCATAGCAAAAACACGTAGTAAGTAGGGCAGCCTTGGGTGAATcccaacaagctagcacttaaTAACTACTCTAGTTTTATACTATAATGATGAAAGACATTTTATTGATTTAATATTATAGTTGAGGGATTTGtctctttttccaaaaatattttataattaaaattttttgaaaaaattgctcATTTGGTCTCATCAATAAACATGCATATAACCATTTCAAACTTATAGACATGAATTTAAATCGTGGATGGTTGTGGATATTCCTAAACTAATTTTCCCGGCCACTAGGGAAATTAGCAATTTATTAAGGTCTCTCAATACGAGATGAACCCCTTCGTCGTCGTATGCCtcatttcttcttttcaaagttacaatttctatataaattatataaattccTATCATCTATTCCTATCTATTGTACATTACAAATAGTATAGAAGAAACTCCAAGTTACATTCGGGGGGAATTTAGATGAGAAATGAAATTACAATTAGAAAATACGAAAGGCAGGACACGCAGGtcctattttaaaattaatcaCAACCATTCAAACCTAGAATGATTGTAACCATTCAAAATATCACAATCATATTGCGTactatgtgacgccccgaaaagtatgagtgtgagaacccgtaaaaatcctaatcttttccgagggttttattttcctttaatagcatgttttctgcatttcctggcttaggaaattttcctgaggaatttttatgagtaattatagtttttagatgatttttctagccttggagagtttttggaaaattaagagtatataatggacgtgggacccactagtgcgagaagttcggaaaaattcgaccaataaggttaagtttcgaatactgtgtaaaatttatcgggtgttaagagataagtagagtgggtgatatgattgatgtgagaggtaaaagaaaagataagattgcatttatgatagtgacaagtgtcacaatatcattggttttgacttaagaacactattcactattttgacttttgacccaattaagtaaatatctcaaaaattcacaaaaattaccattttcttaccttgtgttggccggctctctctcttgcaagaaggaaggaagttcttcaacatttcaagcttccaagtggctcaaatcaaccaaaccaagggtttgaattagtttttactccatacaatctttccttttagtgatagtgagtgctttagtgaagttttttggaagagctaaggtgtccaacatcttcccctctcttgtttacttggtaagtgaagcttaaacttccacctacacctattgatgcttaagatatgattagtagtgattaaagtgctgaaatttctggttttatcttggtttgaagtgatttggtgaagttttgattttattgatgatttttctggtttaattggattatggtgttgtggttgtttatgatgattgataatgaagggttatgactctagtggatggaaatgattgatatttgcaaccaattttggatttggaataaattttggaataaatgaggggttatgactctagggttcatgaagctacattctgcctgaatttattgcaccatgttagaggccgaattggccttggcttgaaacatgaaagttataggtattgatgtgtttgaagtgcctgtaaaatttcaggtcatttggactagtgtagagtgagatatgtcgattttactgttgctgttctgggttgatcagaatgcgaaaactgcacttgtaattggccattttgactggaattgcttgggatttggatgttggtgtcttctaatgaaatgtagctggatgtcttagctaccatatgcctttggaatcaatgcatttggacctgtacagaccgagttataccaattacagcatagtgggatttgtgaacctgttttagtggttctggtttggtatttttggcatatttaacctagttgtgctaggatttggattgagtggccttctacattgttgtagccctgtctcttagcttcgaaacggtgggtcttacaccctcatccgacaatcgtagtgcctttggtaccattaccgcaaaatgacatcaaaacctgtttttctggttttgaacttaactttcatttccagacttttccctagcttgacttgtctttgtactacttggagcttgctgaatgaatattagatgaacttatttgtgtgactttgggactggctgaagaaataatgaagccatgatggctgggaaagtaagcaaatttaggggaagtgctatccgaagttttaaaggacttgtttgcattgagtttgtaatctaagacttggatttgagcaaggcaatgatacatgatggatggtttctgagccgtggaggtgagtgaccccaaactactgttaaagcttcttatgaaccgtttcttgcactatttacttgattgcatatcatgagtgcttgcatgtggcccatgacatgttttggcttaaatgagtacttggaattcgtgtgctgaacaccaacgtctccacctctgtgtactgttcatctggagcaaatggctcccccactgactgtttactgtttaatgtttgtttggagcgttggatgtttaagtacaacgatttcgctggctcacgagagcaataaatgtacatttgatcttgaaatcatgacatcactgaaatgaacgactgtgaaactgaattgattactgattttaatggttactcgctgagcttctagctcaccccaaaaatgttttatttcccccccccacagggctcaaggcgaagaaaagcttggagtgcttattcacgtgactggatggcttatatcgtgtacagtttaagtttggatctattttatgtatgagttggtcttgtgtaaatatttgaaattgatatggatgtaagtatacgttccacgattggaatcagtttccgctgcatttgtaatatgtaatcattggagaatttgatgtaattttgagatttatattgtaattgggttgagaactgtagtgagcgactgagtcccggcgagagctgggcaggcggtccgccaaaccctctggttcgccttagggggaggtggggccgttacataCTATATCCACAACCATCCACCATGCATTCTCATAATTTAAACAactttaaataaaagaaaagcacGTAAAATAAGTAATCATTCATTCATGGATTGTTTGGATCTAATTTGTCAAGCACCCAAACAAATTTGGGGACTAAATACATGCTagaaatttttggtgaaaaatacTCTTATTAGGTCATCATTATTCCTAactaaattaggaaaataactaaattaggaaaataactGGGGAAATAATtccaattaatcaaattaattttgaattaattcCCAACCTAATAAAACATGAAATATTAAATTCCATAACACATTTTAACAATTAAAATTGTaatcaaattcaaaaatttccaaaagttCAAAACTTCGAATTTTCAAAAACATTAGTTTTCTAAACTACTCTTGCATTTGTTTTCTAGCAACACCGGCAACCACCATAAAGCACCACCTCTCCAGCCACCACCACTGGGTTCTTCACTTACCACCAGTGGCAACGGCTCGCAGCAGTAGCTCCCAGGAGGTCGCAGGCAGCAATGGTTCTCAGCTACTGCAGCAACCTGCTGCAATTTTTCTTGCATAGGTTGCTGCTGCAATTTTGATGCATTCTCATGCCTTAAAAACTCTTGATTTGCTTACCCAGCAACTACCAAGAGCTATAGCAACCTCCCACCACCACCAAGGAAACCTCCCATGGCTTCACATAGCAGTGGCAGTCGGCGGCAGCCCTTGGAAGATCGCTGGTAGCAGTGTTTTGCTGCAACAGCCGAGATGTTGCAGCAGCAAAACTGTTGCACTTTGGCtgcaattatatatttttttccataAAAACTAAGAGACCAGCAACTCTTGCAGATCATCAACAGAGATTCAGGTCTGATTCCATCTCAAAAGATAGAGAAAACCTGATAATCACGTTGGACAGCTTGAACCGCAAGTACTCGGCAAAGAGATGATTAATCTGACAAGTTCTTATTCAATAATTAACCGATAAAACCTGCAACTATTCCAGGTTTTTAAAGGTTACTAAGAGGCTGTAAAACTCCATAAAATCAAACCCATAATGATGCTACAATCAGATTATAGCATGCCAAGTCATTCAAGAATTTTCGGCTAATGCATCAAAGAATTAACAGCAGATTATTGTGCAATCTTTAACCATCAAAACCTTAAACTTTTTCCGGTTATATAGGTTAATAAAAGACACAACGCTCACCAAAAATTGAACCAGAATA carries:
- the LOC140014169 gene encoding secreted RxLR effector protein 161-like, with translation MCLETQIETDKMHNVPYASAIGSIMYAMLCTRPDVSYALSVTSRFQANPCEGHWIAVKNILKYLRRTKDLFLIYGKGELELKGYTDASFQSDKDDCKSQSSFIFTLNGGAVCWKSSKQDTTADSTTEAEYIAAAEAAKEAVWIKKFVTELGVVPTIVDPVTLYCDNNGAIAQAKEPRSHQRSIHVLRRFHLIREIVARNDVKIERVSTEDNIADPLTKVLP